Proteins encoded in a region of the Pocillopora verrucosa isolate sample1 chromosome 11, ASM3666991v2, whole genome shotgun sequence genome:
- the LOC131789819 gene encoding uncharacterized protein translates to MDVFSFWFILASYSVKAFAQQCKLTQRSEHGLVLLDHVFKSFTVDRLVSCYIACNSQPACQSLNFRLSDKTCQFNRETKISCPASLKQNEGFIYADNPDRALLGSVPFKAAKSCQHIIQSGDSTGNGEYWVDPQGTGNSFKAFCDMTTDGGGWMMVLNVISPSPQSSRWNGTAEQTFQGMRNYGNGKMAITKSAMNQLRAYINFTQIRFHCGKKKGRTFHVRTTLNMKGAEVVRFFSGERDKMPDSCDSFVRMDGDNSRLAQNCSIWAYHGKWGHVKHSVGENRLYNHAAFVSSRYHWVIPTSGRWMCDDNTGNNLSTGDFWKVYVR, encoded by the exons ATGGATGTTTTCTCGTTCTGGTTCATTTTGGCATCATATTCGGTGAAGGCATTTGCTCAGCAATGTAAATTGACGCAACGATCTGAACATGGCTTAGTTCTCCTTGATCACGTTTTCAAATCATTCACTGTGGATCGGTTGGTTTCGTGTTATATTGCCTGCAATTCACAGCCTGCGTGCCAAAGCCTTAACTTCAGGCTGAGTGACAAAACTTGCCAGTTTAACAGAGAAACTAAGATTTCCTGCCCAGCCAGTCTGAAGCAGAATGAAGGGTTTATCTATGCTGATAACCCAGATCGAG CTCTTCTCGGGTCAGTTCCCTTCAAAGCTGCAAAGTCCTGTCAACATATCATTCAGAGTGGAGATTCTACTGGGAATGGGGAATACTGGGTCGACCCACAAGGCACTGGGAACTCCTTCAAGGCTTtttgtgacatgacaactgatggaG GAGGCTGGATGATGGTGTTGAACGTTATTTCGCCAAGCCCCCAATCTTCAAGGTGGAATGGCACAGCTGAACAAACGTTTCAAGGTATGCGTAACTACGGAAACGGCAAAATGGCTATAACCAAAAGCGCCATGAACCAACTAAGAGCGTACATTAACTTTACCCAAATAAGATTTCACTgcggcaaaaaaaaaggaagaacattCCACGTCAGAACGACTCTGAACATGAAAGGTGCAGAAGTGGTGCGATTTTTCAGCGGTGAAAGAGATAAGATGCCAGACTCGTGCGACTCCTTCGTCCGTATGGATGGTGATAACTCAAGACTAGCTCAGAATTGTTCGATATGGGCATATCATGGTAAGTGGGGACATGTCAAGCATAGTGTTGGAGAGAATCGTCTGTACAACCACGCAGCATTTGTGAGCAGCCGGTATCACTGGGTAATTCCTACTAGTGGCCGCTGGATGTGTGATGATAATACTGGCAACAACCTGTCTACTGGAGACTTTTGGAAAGTTTATGTCCGTTGA
- the LOC131789838 gene encoding uncharacterized protein, giving the protein MVLKMYKGIFALVSLACILLADLPKSAGDNHVIVSKCSEDMKMEKDMMCAHTFLREMKNGTANCSHELMNFMGCIRNFTLDQCYGDYLKTHHSMMEPMRRMADMKARIHNFGRLMCGMDGNGYNVTGLPKNITDLLKCKKEFYDNGKGCAKPFHDKFKAKAKPEDLCKYFMKAKECQVDLMKKYCAPSKPHKPDPFNPFCPGEKDPSSHAGAGKLNTGVALVFVGLALHFLS; this is encoded by the exons ATGGTTCTAAAAATGTACAAAGGGATTTTCGCTCTGGTATCACTGGCGTGCATCTTGCTCGCAG ATCTGCCAAAATCCGCTGGTGATAATCACGTCATCGTGAGTAAATGCAGTGAAGatatgaaaatggaaaaagacaTGATGTGCGCGCACACGTTTCTCAGGGAAATGAAAAATGGCACCGCAAACTGCAG tCATGAATTAATGAATTTCATGGGCTGCATTAGGAACTTTACACTCGACCAGTGCTATGGTGATTACCTGAAAACTCATCACAGCATGATGGAACCAATGAGACGAATGGCCGACATGAAAGCCAGAATTCACAATTTTGGCCGCTTGATGTGTGGTATGGACGGAAATGGTTATAATGTCACAGGGCTACCTAAGAACATTACTGACCTGCTGAAATGCAAGAAAGAGTTTTACGACAATGGAAAAGGCTGTGCTAAACCGTTCCACGACAAATTCAAGGCCAAGGCTAAACCAGAGGACTTGTGCAA atattTCATGAAGGCAAAGGAGTGTCAGGTAGATTTAATGAAGAAGTATTGTGCACCGAGCAAGCCCCACAAGCCTGATCCCTTTAATCCATTCTGTCCCGGTGAAAAAGATCCGTCCTCTCATGCAGGAGCAGGAAAACTAAACACGGGTGTGGCCCTCGTATTTGTGGGCCTTGCTCTTCATTTTTTGTCGTAA
- the LOC136284129 gene encoding fibrinogen C domain-containing protein 1-B-like has protein sequence MDVFSFWFILALYSVKTFAQRCKLTQRSENGLVLLDNVYKSFTVDRLASCYIACNSQPACQSLNFRLSDKTCQFNKETKFSCPTSLKQNEGFIYADNPNRALLGSVPFRAANSCQHIIQSGDSTGSGEYWVDPQGNGNSFKAFCDMTTDGGGWMMVLNIILASSQSSWWNATAEQTFQGMRNYGNGKMAITKSAMNQLRAYINFTQIRFHCSKEKGTTFHVRTTLNNKGAKVVRYFSGERDEMPDSCDSFVRVDGDNSRLAQNCATWAYHGKWGHVRHNVGENRLYNYAAFVAHSYHWIISTGGHWMCDDNNSNNLSAGDFWKVYVR, from the exons ATGGATGTCTTCTCGTTCTGGTTCATTTTGGCATTGTATTCCGTGAAAACATTTGCTCAGCGATGTAAGTTGACGCAACGATCTGAAAATGGCTTGGTTCTTCTTGATAACGTGTACAAATCATTCACTGTGGATCGGTTGGCTTCTTGTTATATTGCCTGCAATTCACAGCCTGCGTGCCAAAGTCTTAACTTCAGGCTGAGTGACAAAACTTGCCAGTTTAATAAAGAAACTAAGTTTTCCTGCCCAACTAGTCTGAAGCAGAATGAAGGGTTTATTTATGCTGATAACCCAAATCGAG CTTTACTCGGGTCAGTTCCCTTCAGAGCTGCGAATTCTTGTCAACATATCATTCAGAGTGGAGATTCCACTGGGAGTGGAGAGTATTGGGTCGACCCGCAGGGCAATGGGAACTCCTTTAAGGCTTtttgtgacatgacaactgatggaG gaGGCTGGATGATGGTGTTAAACATTATTTTAGCAAGCTCTCAATCGTCATGGTGGAATGCCACCGCTGAACAAACGTTTCAAGGTATGCGTAACTATGGAAACGGCAAAATGGCTATAACCAAAAGCGCTATGAACCAACTAAGAGCGTACATAAACTTTACCCAGATAAGATTTCATTGcagcaaagaaaaaggaacaacaTTCCACGTCAGAACGACTCTGAACAACAAAGGTGCAAAAGTGGTGCGATATTTCAGCGGTGAAAGAGATGAGATGCCGGACTCGTGTGACTCCTTCGTCCGTGTGGATGGTGACAACTCAAGACTAGCTCAGAATTGTGCGACATGGGCATATCATGGTAAGTGGGGACATGTCAGGCATAATGTTGGAGAGAATCGTCTGTACAACTACGCAGCATTTGTGGCCCACAGTTATCACTGGATAATTTCTACTGGTGGCCACTGGATGTGCGATGATAATAATAGCAACAACCTGTCTGCTGGAGACTTTTGGAAAGTTTATGTCCGTTGA